CGTCGCGCGCGATGTTGCGCGCGCGCTCGCTGAGGACATCGGGAGCGGTGACGCCAGTGCGGCGTTGATTGCGACCGGCACGCGCGGTTGCGCGGAGGTGGTCGCGCGCGAAGCCATGGTGCTTGCCGGCAGCGCCTGGTTCGATGCCTGCCTGCGAATGCTCGACCCCGATGCCCGCATCGACTGGCGCCACCACGATGGCGACCATCTCGCCGCCGGTGAAGTGCTGTGTGAAATCGAAGCCGAAGCGCGCGCCCTGCTCAGCGGCGAGCGCAGCGCACTCAATTTTCTGCAGACCTTGTCCGGCACCGCCACCACGACGGCCGCCTACGTGGCGCTGACCGCGGGCAGCAACACCCGCCTGCTCGACACGCGCAAGACCTTGCCGGGCCTGCGCTATGCACAGAAGTACGCAGTGCGCGTGGGCGGCGCACAGAATCACCGGCTAGGTCTCTACGACGCCGTGCTGATCAAGGAGAACCACATCATCGCCGCCGGGGGAATCGGCGCCGCGATCCGCCGCGCGCGCGAGCTGTCGCCGTCGCTGGAAGTGGAGATCGAGGTCGAGAGCCTGGCCGAGTACCGTGAAGCGCTGGCGGCAGGGCCCGACCGGATCATGCTCGATGAGCTGGTACCGGACGAGTTACGCCAGGCTATCGCCGAACGCGTTCCCGGCGTGGAACTGGAGCTCTCGGGCGGCGTGGAGCACGCGCGCCTGGCCGAACTGTGCCAGCTGGGCGTCGACTACATCTCGATTGGCGCGCTGACCAAGCACCTGCGCGCCATCGACCTGTCGCTGCGCTGGCGCAAGCGTGGCTGACCCCGCGCCGGGCGCGAGCCCAAGAGCGCGGCAAAGATCAGAACACGCCCGCCATGCGCGCCACGAGGACGCCCAGCGTCAATGCGGCAACGATGAGGAAGCCCCACATGAGCCCGGTGCGACTGCTGCTGGCGGCCTGCTTGGGCGCAACTGGCGCCACGGCTGGCGCTTCGTTGCGCGCACCCTGCTGACCCATTTCCTGGCCCGGGGCGAGCAACAGGAACCGGATGGTGTCGAGACGCAGCTCGTCGCCCGCTTTCATCAGCTGGCGCGTGATGCGACGGTCATTGACGTAGGTTCCGTTCGACGAACCCAGGTCTTCGACCATCACGCCATCCGGAGTGACGCGCAATTCGGCATGCCGGCGCGAGACCTCCTCGGACGGGATCGAGATCTCGCACTCGCTCTGGCGGCCGATCACGGCGCTGTTGGTCACCGGGAAGATCTTGCCGAAGGTGACGCCGGAGACGCCACGCAGCACGAACTTCGGCAGCGCCATGCGCACCTTGGTGCGGCCATCGTCATCCACCTCCGGTTCGCGTGGGCGCGGCGGCGGCGCACTCGACGCCTTTTCCACCGCCACTGCACGGGCCCGCACGCTGCCGAAAGTGACCAGATCACCCGGTTTCACGTCGGTGCTGGCCGTGACCGGCTTGCCATTCACGGTGACCGCGTTTTCGGGATGCAGCGCGCTGATCTTCGCGCCGACACCCGCGAATTCGATCTCTGCGTGGCGCGGCGCGATTCCTGGCGTGAGCAGCACGATGTCCACGTCGGATGCGCTGCCCAGCACGGCGCGACCGGAATCAAGCTCCACCGGTGCATGCTCGCCATTCGGAAAAAGTAACTTCATTCGTCCCCCAGGATGTGTCCGATAGGGCCGCGGCGATGCGTCATCGCTGCGCGGAAGCCGGCTGCGCCAGATCGCGCGCCAGGCGGAACCCCACGGTGTTGCTCAACCAGTCGCGCGATTCGGCGCGCCGTGAGATCGTCGCCGCCTCGTCCTTGTCGCTGTGCCACGCGCTACCCATGATCATGCGCTTGCTGCAATCCCCACTGCTGCGCGCCGCCTGACCCGGACTGCGTCCCGCGTGCGTGTCGTTGGCGCAATCCGCCACCCATTCGCGCACATTGCCCTCCATATCATAGAGGCCCGCCGGCGAAGCCTCAAAGCGTCCGACGGGCGCGGTGTAGGCGTGGCCGTCGTCGCAGGACTGCGCACCGTTTCCACCTTCGGCCTTGCGGTAACTCTGGTCGGCGCGATTGCCACTGGCGCAGCCCTTGACCTTGACCTGACGCGCGAGCAACTGCCACTCGGCCTCCGACGGCAGGCGGTAGTTCTGCCCGGTGGTTTGCGACAACCACTTTGCATAGGCGGTTGCATCATTGAAGCCGACGCACACCACCGGGTGATCGCCGCCCTGGGGAAAGCCCGGTTCGCGCCAGGTGCGATCGCGCGAAACAGAGAAGAACCCGCCCTCGCGATTGCGGCAGCCTTCCTGTGTGACCGTATGGCGCGCCGCCTCGACGAAAGCGCGGAACTCGGCGACGCTGACCTCGCGACGGGCCACCGCGAAGGGCTGCGCGACCTTCGCGGCAATATCACCGCCGCGCTTCGCGCCGCCCAGCAGAACATCGCCGGCGCCGACGATCACCATCTCCGGCGTGCCCGCGGCATCGCGGAAGCGATACCCGGGCTTGCCGATCACCTTGGCCTCGGCCAGCCATTTCTTCAGCTCGGCGTCGCCCGGCACCAGCGCCAGCGCCTGGTTCAATGCGAGTTCCGCTTCCGCGCCCTTCCAGGCGGCAAGCGCCGTGCGCGCCGACTCGCGCAGGCGCCCGACCCGCTGGTTCCAGCGCCCGTCGATCCGCGCGAGCAGCGCCGCGGTATCCAGGCCCGGGGTTTGCGCCACCTGGCGCGCGCGATCCAGGCGCTCCCTGCCCTCCGCCACCCGGCCAGCATCGAGCGATTCATCCGCGAGCGCGAGATAGGCATCGACGACCGCCGCGAGTCCCGCGCGGGCCGACTCATTGCCGGGTTCCAGCGTCAGCACGCGCGAGTAGAAAAGTGCCGCATTGGCTTCGGCCGGCAGCAGCAATCGCTGCATCCTGAGCAGCGCCTGGCCGAGTTCGAGGAAGGTCTGGATCCGTTCGGCTGGCGTCGGCACGACGAAATCGGCTGCCGGCGCCGGCAAGGCCGCCGCGTCGGGGGGCAGTCCGGCTGGGACGCCGGCCGGATCCGTGGCTATGACGCCGGTGATCACCTCACCATCGACCGGCGGCGCGATACCCGCGTTTACCGGCAACTCGCCGACCGACGCCGGTGCCGGGGTATCGGCCGGTGGCGGCGCGACAGGCTTGGCGGGTACCGGCTTGACCGGTGGCGTGGTCGCCGCGATGGGCGCCGGCGGCGTGGCACCGCGCGGACGCAGCCATAGACCATAGATGGTGGCGCCAATGCCTGCCAGCAACACCGCCAGCAGGGCGATTCGCGCCCACGTCGGGAAGGATCCGCCTGCCGCACGCTCCGGCGCGGGCCCGACCTGGCGCGCAAGGTTGTCGATCGCCGCACTCGCGCTGCGAACCGGCACCGAGGCGGCAACCGGCACATTGGCCGGAGCTTGCGCATTGCGGGCAGCGACCGGCCTGGGCGTTGGCGGAGCCGCGGCCGGCACGCGCTGCAGTGCGGCGATGAACTCGTCGGCCGATGCGTAGCGGTCCTTCGGATCCTTGGCCAGCGCCTGGTCGATGAATGCCTGCCAGTGGCTCAGGTCCTGCGGCAGCCGCGGTATCGGCTCGAACACGTGTGCGTAGGCGACTGCAAAGCCATCCGGGCCCTGGTACGGCGGGTGCCCGGTCAGCGCTTCGAAGGCCAGCGCGCCCAGGCTGTAGAGGTCCGAGCGGGCATCGACTTCGCCACCGCGCGCCTGCTCCGGACTCATGTAATTGCTGGTGCCGATGCTGACGCCGGTACTGGTGATCCGGGTCGACCCGCTGAGCGCGCGGGCTATGCCGAAATCGGTCAGCAGCGGGGTGTCCGCGGCATCGAACATGATGTTGCCGGGGGTCACGTCGCGATGCACCACGCCCTGCTGGTGCGCGAAGCCGAGCGCCTTGGCGATGCCGGTGAGCACGCGGATGATCTCGCCCTGCTCGACACCCTTGCGCATGCGCTGCGCGAAGTCGCCGCCGGGCAGGAACTGCATCGAGAAATAATGCAGGTGGTCGTTGGTGACGCCCACCTCGTAGACCGCAACGATATGCGGATGGGTCAGCGAGGCGATGGTGCGCGCCTCGCGCAGGAAGCGTTTGGAAAAACTCGAATCAGCCGCCAGCGCAGGTGCCATGACCTTGAGCGCGACACGGCGCTCGAGCGACGTCTGGATCGCGAGATAGACGCGCGCCATGCCGCCGACCCCGAGTTCCCGCTCTATCGCATAGCCTGGTATGGAAATTGGCCCCACGCGGCTGTCACGGTCCTTCAGGTCGGAAAGGCCGATTCTAGCCCGGATACTTCCTGAGGTCGCGAGGGGTTGGGGGCACTTGCCGCCTCAAGGTGCTGCGCATCGGTCTGCCCCCGATGGCCGCCCGGCCGCGTGTACCGCGATACCGTGTGCGCGAAACAGATGCGATGATCCGCGCCCCCGTTGCCGGTCTTCCTACCGATGTCCGCTGCCGCTACCCTGATCGCAATGCTGCTGCTCGCCACAGCTGTAATCGGCTGGCAGTTGCTGCGGGCGATGCACGAGCGCGCGATGGCGGTCGCCGTGCGCAGTTGCCGCGAGGCGGGGGTCCAGTTGCTCGATGCGACGGTGGCGCTGCAACAGCTGCGGCTGGCACGCGAGGACGGGCAGATCGGCTGGCGCCTGGATTACGGATTCGATATCAGTGCCGATGGTCAGCAGCGCCGCAGCGGCCGCATTCGATTCCATCGCGGAGCACTCAAGTGGGTCGAGATGCCGCGCGATGGCAATCAGCGCGACCTCTGGATTGCGCCCTAGTGTGGTGTTCCGTAATTAAGTTGAAGAAATTTCCGATGAATTTTGCGGCGAGGCAAGGCGAGAGGAGGGTGAAAGCCGGCGGCTTGCGCGGCATGCCGCGCGCCGGCTTGAACGCCCGCAACTGGTTGCGGGCCGGAACCGGAGGTCATAGCAGGGCTATGGCGACGACGAGCAACGCCGCATCGGCGCAAAAGGCGCGGAAATAATTCAAGGTAATTACGGAACACCACACTAGTGTGGTGTTCCGTAATTAAGCATAAATAAGTCACGCCAGTCTCGCGGCCGCACGACCGACGGCATCGATGATCTGGTCGGCGCTCTTGTGCCACACAAATGGCTTGGGGTCCTCGTTGTGGCGCGCCAGGTAGGCGCGAATCGACTGCTCCAGATCCTTCACGCTGGTGTGGGCGCCGCGCTTGATCCACTTCTCGCTCAGCGTGGAGAAGAACCGCTCTACCAGATTCAGCCAGGACGCGGACGTCGGCGTGAAGTGGACGTGGTAGCACGGACGTGCAGCGAACCAGCGCGCACGGCATCGGTCTTGTGGGTGCCATAGTTGTCCATGATGAGATGCACGTCGTGGTCGGCAGGCACCGCGGCGTCGATGACCCCGAGGAATGCAGGAACTCGGCACTGCGATGGCGTCGCTTGAGCTGGCTGATGACTTTTCCCCGTGGCGACGTCCAGCGCCGCGAACAGTGAGGTGGTTCCGTGGCGCTTGTAGTCGTGCGTTCGTGTCGCCGGCTTGCCGAACGTCAACGGCAGTCCGGGCTGCGTTCGATCCAGCGCCTGGATCTGACTCTTCTCGTCCACACAGAGGACCAACGCGCGATCCGGTGGAGTCAGGTATAGCCCGACGACATCGCGCACCTTGTCGACGAAGTGCGGATCCGTCGACAGCTTGAAGGTGTCCTGCAGGTGTGGCTTGAGGACGAATGCACGCCAGATTCGATGCACCGAAGTCGCCGAAACTCCGGTCGCCTCGCTCATCTGGCGCACGCTCCAATGCGTTGAATTCTCGGGCTTTGTCTGGCGGACGCGATCGATCACCTCCTGCACCTGCTCATCGCTCAAGCGACGACCGCGGCCTGCGCGCGGGGCGTCCCCCAATCCCGCCAGCCGGAACGCCTCAAGCGCCGCCGCCACTTGGAGATGGTCTGCGCCGTCGTCTTCATCCGCTCGGCGATGACTCTGCTCGACTCACCACCGGCCAAAGCCAGGATGATCCTGATCCGAAACTTTTCGTCCGTAGCACCCTTGCGCGAATTGAGCCGGGACCGCAACTCGGTCCGCTCCTCGTCGCTCAGTTGCAAACCCAGAGGCGGGCGACCATTCCTGGCCATTGGTAGATCCTAAGTCGATGATGAAGCATAGACTGCGGATCAGTGACTTAGTTCAACTTAATTACGGAACACCACACTAGGAAACCCCTGGCGTACCGCGCGCCGTCATCGCAAGCCCGCGGCGGACCCGATCTTGTGCTTGATCCGGTGCGGTTCTCCGTCAGATTGCTTGCGCCAGTAACTGTTGCGACAACCCGGGTGGCGCTTCGATAATCCGCGCCGCTTCGCTGTCGCCTGCCTCTGGGGAGAGACCCAGGCGACGCCAGCCGCGCGGGGGCGCGGCGTGGTCGGTGGAGTCCGGGTCAAACACACTGGGGAAAACTCATGACGTCCAGCTACACCAGGCACGCTCTGGCGTGCGCGCTTGCGCTTGGTCTTTCGTCCGCCTTCGCCGGAGTGGCGCCGCAGCGCGCGCAGGCGCCGGGCGTCGAGCAGATGATCCAGGCCAACGAGGCCGACCTGCGTGCGCACCGCGCCGCGTTTCCGGCTTATTTTGCGAAGGCCTATGCGCAGTACCCGCAGTTGCCCACGGGCAGCCTGGAAGCGATCGCAATGAGCGCGAGCCGCTGGATGCACATCCTCCCAGACGCCACCCGGGAAAGCCATGCGCACCAGCCGCCGGCTTATGGCGTGATGGGATTGCGCGACGGCAGCGGCGGCTTCGCCGATGTGCTGTCGCAGGCCGCCCAGGCATCCGGTTTGAGCAAGCAGCGAATCATGGACAGCGCCGAGGCAAACATCCTGGCGACTGCGGCCTTGCTGTCGCAGTGGATCGGCGAGCGGGGCGCCCGGGCCCAGCGCATGGAAGACCTGGTGCCGGAACTGATGCGCCTGTCGGCGATCGACCAGACCAAGCGCTCGGCGATCAGTGCCTTCGCCGCCGAGGCCTACGCTTTCGACGTGCTGCTTGCGGCGGACCGTGGTTCGGATGACCAGGGAATCCTGGTGCCGGAGAAGGCAGTCGAGTGGGAACGCGCCTTCGATATCGATGCGCTCAAGCGCCAGCGCGCGCCCTTCGTGCGCCTGGACCTGGAAGGAGACCGCGTGCAGGCCGATGGCGAGGTCTTTGACGCCACCAGCAGCACGCTGAAGCTGACCGAGGGCGCGAAGAGCACCGATTACGCGCCGGCCCTCTGGGTGGCGTCTCCCTACAACTCCACGCGCAGCGCCGCAGCGTCGGCAGTGACCATCCACACGATGCAGGGCAGCTACGCCGGCTCGATCAGCTGGTTCCAGAGCAACCCGTACAGTGTGTCAGCGCATTACCTGATCCGCAGCAGCGATGGCCAGGTGACCCAGATGGTGCGCGAATCGCGCGCGGCGCACCACGTGGGCACCCACAACGGCTATACCCTCGGCATCGAACACGAAGGCTATGTGGCGAATGCATCCTGGTACACCACGGCGATGTACAACGCCTCGGCCGCGCTGACGCGCCATTTCTGCGCGCGCTACGCGATCCCGTGCACCTCGGCCTACAACGGCACCGCGTCGAGCGGGCTGGTCGTGCTTCCGACCAGCACGAAGATCAAGGGCCACCAGCATTATTCCAACCAGAGCCATACCGATCCCGGCCAGTACTGGGACTGGCGCCGCTACTACAGCCTGCTGAACCCGGCGCAGAGCGTGACCCGCGTTCTCGACAGCTTCGAGACCAGCGAAGGCCACTTCGATACCTCGCCCGCATACTCGGGAAGTACCGCCGGAATCAGCACTTCCTCGACTGCCGAGCGGGTCTCCAGCGTCCGCAAGAGCGGCAGTTGGTCGGAGCAGCTGATGCTGGTCGACAACGCGTCCAGCAGCGGCAACTGGGCGGTGCGCTTCCTGTCGGGCGGCGGCTCGCCGTCAGCCAACAGCTCGCTGACTCGCGCCAATGGCTACGTGGGCTTCTGGGTTTACTCCGGAGGCAGCGGTCTGACTGCGGCGCTGGGCATCGACGATTCCGACGGCACCGAGCGCTCGGTCGCGAAGTCGATTCCAGCCAACACCTGGACTTACCTGGAATGGCGCCTCGACGATGCTGCGCAGTGGGACGCCTGGGTCAATGGCAACGGCGCGATCACCGCCAATTCGGTGACACTGGACGCGATCTGGTTCTACCGCGCGCAAACCAGCTACACCGTATACGTCTACATCGACGACGTGACCCACCGCACGCAGTAAGCTATCCGGCGCTTGAGTCCCGCCGCTCGCAGACCCGCAACGGCAAGCACCGCATGATTGCATCGGCGTAGCCCGGAGTACCGCGCAGCGGTTCTCCGGGTACCTGCGGCAAGCACCCGGAGAACGCGCTCCGCGCGTACTCCGGGCTACACGCCCGACGGACTTTCCCCTGCCCGTCGGCATGGCCGCCGGGCGTTCGCACGCGCAGCCAGCATTCCGCCAAAAAGCGCAGGCCACAAGGCAATCTGATCGAACTCGCCCCGGCCCGTCGGCGTAGCCGCCGGGCGTTCGCACGCGCAGGCAGCATTCGCTGCCTAGAAGCGCGTGCTCACCCCGCGCACTGGAAGTAGAGGACGTCCGTGGGGTCCTTGTCGACCGCCTGGCCGAGGCTGATCTTGCCGCCCTTGCGCAGCTGCAACTCATCCCGGTGCAGGCGCAGTTCGTCGTCGTCGCCCAGGCGCACGTAGGTGCCGTTGGTGCTGCGATCGGTCAGGACGAAATAGCCGCGGCGGAACTCGATGGTGGCGTGGTTGCGCGACACCCATTCGTTGTCGATCACCAGCGAGCTGTTCGGATCGCGGCCGAGGCCGAAGGGCGGCGACAGGCTGGAGATCTCGATCAGCTGGCCGCGGTAACGCAGGCTGAGCTTGGCGCCCGCCGGTGCGTCTTCAAGGCGGATCGCACGCGCCACCATGGTGACGTTGGAGGTGTCTTCCTGCCAGATGACGTCGACGATCTCGACCGGATTCAGCTTGCCGGCCACGCGCACATCGCCCAAGTGACGGGTGCGGATGATCGAGCTGTTGGTCAGGCCCTTGACGGTGCTCAGGGTGGTGACGATCTGCTCGCGCTTGGCCATCTGGGTCATGCGCGCGGCGGTGTTGACCGCGTCGCCGTAGACGTCGCCATCTTCCAGCAGCGCCTCGCCGTGGTGCAGGCCGATACGCACCGCGAGGAAATCGCGCTGCCAGACCACATCGCCAGCGACCCGGCGCTGCATGTCGATTCCGGCCATCAACCCCGCCATCGGGCCAGGGAAGGTGCACATCAGCTCGTCGCCGATGGTCTTGATCACGCGGCCGCCATGGCGCTGCGTGATCTCGGTCAGGACACCGAGCACGGCGGAGGTGATCGAGCGGGCGCCGACGTCGCCGAGCTTCTCGAACAGCTTGGTACTGCCCGCGATGTCGGCGAACAGGATGGTGATGGGCTGAAGGCTCATGGGGCCAATGTTAGGGGATCGGCCGACGCGGGCAAAGTGGGAAAGTGTGGCAAATGGGACATCCTGGCGGCGGGCGACACCGGCGGACCGCCGGCGGCGTCCAATTTTCACAGGACCTGCACGCGCATTGTCGCGCCGCATGCGTGTCAACCGATGGCTGCCCCGTCCGTTGTCGGCATCGGGGACGGCGCCGTGCACGCGCGCCGGATCGAGTTCACATGTCTGAACGGGAGGTCGCATGAAGGCGCGATGGTTGGGACGGATCGGGTTGCTGGCCGTGTTGGGCCACCTCGTCCTCGGATGGCCGGCAATGGCCAAGGACAGCCCCAGCCCCGGGCTGAAGGCGGTGTATTCGATCGGCGCCGACGTCAGCGGCACCTTTTTCGACCCGGCGCAGAACGGCCATGGTTTTGTGCTGCAGCACATCGTCAGCAATGGCCAGCCGGTGCTGCTCGCCACCTGGTTCACCTACCAGGGCGGGCAGGCACGCTGGCTGATAGGCGTGGGCAACACCACAGGCAACGAGGCGCGCATCCCGCTGTCGATCACCACCGGCGGCGATTTCCCGCCGCGCTTCGTGCCCAGCTCCACCCAGATCCAGCCCTGGGGCGAACTGGTGCTGAGCTTCGACAACAAGGATCGTGGCACTGCCACCTGGACCACCAGCTACGCGGGCTTCAACAACGGCTCGATGCCACTGCAACGGCTGACTCAGCCGGCCAGCGCCTTCGAGTCGACCAACGGCAGCATTGCCGCCTGCCACAGCGGCTCCTGGTACGACCCGGCGCAGAGCGGCCACGGCATCTTCACCGAGGTCCTCGGCAGCGGCAGCAACCGCCAGTTGCTGGCGATCTGGTACGCCTACCTCAATGGCGAGCAGCGCTGGATGACGGCGCTCGGACCGATCAACGGCAACAGCGCCACGCTGACCGCGACGATCACCTCGGGCGCGCAGTTCCCGCCCAACTTCAACCCTGCCCAAGTAATCAGCCAGCCCTGGGGCACGATGACCTTCACCGCGATCGACGCCGACCGCGCAAGTTGGAGCTGGAACAGCACGGTCGCCGGATTCGGCAGCGGCAGCATGAACCTGACCCGCCTGTCGACCCTCACCGGCAGCGATTGCGGCCCGTCCACGGACAAGGACGCCGCGCGTTTCCTGACCCAGGCCACCTTCGGCCCGACCGCCAACGACATCGCCAGCGTGCGCAGCCTGGGCTATGCGGCCTGGATCGACGCGCAGCTGGCGCTGGCGCCGACCTTGCAGCGCCCGACCATCGAGCAGCAGATCGCGGCCCAAGTGCTGATCGACCCGCGCAATGCGCAGTTCTATCGCGCCTACCGCCTGGAGCGCTGGTTCAACTCGGCCTTGTATGCCCCCGACCAGCTGCGCCAGCGGGTGGCCTTCGCGCTGTCGCAGATCGTGGTGCTGAGTGAATCGGGCACGCTGGACAACAATCCGATCGGGGTGGCCGAGTACAACGACATCCTGCTGCGCAATGCCTTCGGCAACTACCGCAACCTGCTGCGCGACGTCACCTACAGCCCGATGATGGGCGCCTTCCTGACCCATCTGCGGAACCAGAAGACAGACTGGACGCTGGATGGCAGCAACAACCTGGTGGCGGGATTGGTCCAGCCGGACGAGAACTACGCCCGCGAGGTGATGCAGCTGTTCTCGATCGGCCTGGTCGAACGCAACCGCGATTTCTCGCCGATCCTGCGCAACGGCGTGGCCACGCCGACCTACACCCAGGACCTGGTCACCAATACCGCCCGCGTGCTGACCGGCCTGGGCTACCAGTGTACCGGCCCGGCAACCATCGGCACGGTGTTCATCAACCGCAACTGCGGCACCACGGCGGGCACGACGGCAGCCAACTTCTCGACCACGCTGTTCTTCTCCACACCCGGCCGCTATGCGATCCCGGGCACGGTGACCGCGCTGGCGCATCCGGACACCTACGCGCCGATGGTGTGCTACCCGCGCTATGCGGACACCGGCCGCTCGGCCACCTCCGGCAACAACTACGCGGTGCTGCCGGCGCCGAATGACCACAAGACCCTGCTCGCCGGCATCACGGTCAATGCCAGCCCGGTGGCTTGCCATACCGGAACGCCCGGGGTCGACCAGCAGGCCTGCATCGACTACTGCAACGGCCAGATCGCCACTTTGCTGGACAGTCTGTTCATGCACCCGAACCTGCCGCCGATGGTGGCGCGCCAGCTGATCCAGCGCCTGACCACCAGCAACCCCTCGCCGGGCTACATCGATCGCGTGGCGCTGGTGTTCGAGGACGACGGCAGCGGCACTCGCGGCAACCTGGGCGCGGTGGTCAAGGCCATCCTGCTCGATCCGGAGGCGCGTGCGCCGCAGCCGGCGAGCACCTTCGGCAAGGTGCGTGAGCCACTGCTGCGCCTGACCGCCGTGTTGCGCGCGCTCGGCGTGCAGAACGGCACCACCGGCGCCAATGGGCTGAGCGGCATCGAGCGCGGCATGAACCAGATGCCGCTGCGCGCGCCCTCGGTGTTCAACTTCTACGAGCCCGACTACCAGCAGCCTGGCGAAATCGCCGAGGCCGGCCTGTACTCGCCCGAGTTCCAGATCCTCAACGAATCGACCTTCATCAGCTTCTCCGACGAGATGTGGCGGCGGATCTTCAACGGCTACAACACCAACAGTGCCAGCGCGACCAACTTCACCACGCCGAACAACTCGGCGCACCTGCCAGTGGCTGCCATCGACGCCCTGCCGACGGCCAATGACGCGCTGGTCGAGGCCCTCAACCAGAAGCTGATGTACGGAAACATGAGCGCGACGATGAAAACCAAGCTGGTCGCCCTGCTGGACGGTGGCATGGCCACTGCAGACCATCGCCGCAAGGTGCTCAGCCTGACCCACTTGATCGCGATCTCGTCCGAGTTCGCGGTGCAGCAGTAAGGAGCGATCGCCATGGGACGCTATGCCAATCACAGCCGTCGCGAGTTCCTGCGCAAGCTCGGCTGCAGTTTCGCTGCGGGATCGGTGGCCAGCCTGGTACCGCAACTCGCCTTCCTGCCGCGCGCAATGGCGCAATCGGCGCCGGGTTACAAGGCGCTGGTGTGCATCTACCTCGCCGGCGCCAATGATTCTTACAACTGGCTGGTACCGCGTGACAGCGAGGCCGGCGGCAGCCGCTACGACACCTACCGCAGCACCCGCGGCGGGGTCTACGGCAGCAGCAACACCAATGGCCTGGCGATCGGCTTCAACGAGCTGTTACCGATCAGCCCGAGCAACCAGCCGATCGGATTCGGACTGCACCCGTCCGGCACCGATTTCACGGCCACCAACGGCGCCAATACGCAGGCCCACAGCGGGATCCAGACCTTGTTCAACCAAGGCAAGGCGGCCTTCGTGTGCAACGCCGGGCCGCTGGTGCAGCCGATCACCAAGGCCGAATACGATGCCGGCGCACCCAAGCCGCCGCAACTCTTCTCGCACAACGACCAGGAGCTTCAGTGGCATCTCGGCATGTCCGCCGGCAGCCACCCGATGGCGCGCTTCGGCTGGGGCGGCCGCGTGGCCAAGAGCACCGCGGGCGGCGTGCTGGCGAACGGCCTGTCGCCGGCGATCTCGGTGGCGGGAGCGGCGCGCTTCCTGATCGGCGACCAGATCATGCCCTACCAGCTGTCCAGCGCCGGGGTGGACCTGATCGACAACTACAACGCCACCAGCACCAGCAACTTCAATGCGGCGCGCCGCGCGGTGCTCAACGATCTGCTCGACGACAGCGCGGCGCATCCTTTCGTGCGCGGCTACAGCAGCG
The Rhodanobacteraceae bacterium genome window above contains:
- a CDS encoding DUF1501 domain-containing protein encodes the protein MGRYANHSRREFLRKLGCSFAAGSVASLVPQLAFLPRAMAQSAPGYKALVCIYLAGANDSYNWLVPRDSEAGGSRYDTYRSTRGGVYGSSNTNGLAIGFNELLPISPSNQPIGFGLHPSGTDFTATNGANTQAHSGIQTLFNQGKAAFVCNAGPLVQPITKAEYDAGAPKPPQLFSHNDQELQWHLGMSAGSHPMARFGWGGRVAKSTAGGVLANGLSPAISVAGAARFLIGDQIMPYQLSSAGVDLIDNYNATSTSNFNAARRAVLNDLLDDSAAHPFVRGYSSVARRSLAVGESIGALLDAPDGSGNVQAVFPAGNSLADQLKMVARMVKVSRTLGATRQVYYVRMGSFDLHQGMFEAGGATATTGHGELLTTLNQALGAFWTALGEIGARSQVTTFTMSDFGRTLTGNGSGSDHAWGGNLLVVGDAVRGNALYGTYPKLVVNSNDTAARDFSFSRGQYIPTTAVDQVAATLAKWMGVTDPAALGAIFPLLGNFATPDLGFMNA
- a CDS encoding DUF1800 family protein, whose protein sequence is MKARWLGRIGLLAVLGHLVLGWPAMAKDSPSPGLKAVYSIGADVSGTFFDPAQNGHGFVLQHIVSNGQPVLLATWFTYQGGQARWLIGVGNTTGNEARIPLSITTGGDFPPRFVPSSTQIQPWGELVLSFDNKDRGTATWTTSYAGFNNGSMPLQRLTQPASAFESTNGSIAACHSGSWYDPAQSGHGIFTEVLGSGSNRQLLAIWYAYLNGEQRWMTALGPINGNSATLTATITSGAQFPPNFNPAQVISQPWGTMTFTAIDADRASWSWNSTVAGFGSGSMNLTRLSTLTGSDCGPSTDKDAARFLTQATFGPTANDIASVRSLGYAAWIDAQLALAPTLQRPTIEQQIAAQVLIDPRNAQFYRAYRLERWFNSALYAPDQLRQRVAFALSQIVVLSESGTLDNNPIGVAEYNDILLRNAFGNYRNLLRDVTYSPMMGAFLTHLRNQKTDWTLDGSNNLVAGLVQPDENYAREVMQLFSIGLVERNRDFSPILRNGVATPTYTQDLVTNTARVLTGLGYQCTGPATIGTVFINRNCGTTAGTTAANFSTTLFFSTPGRYAIPGTVTALAHPDTYAPMVCYPRYADTGRSATSGNNYAVLPAPNDHKTLLAGITVNASPVACHTGTPGVDQQACIDYCNGQIATLLDSLFMHPNLPPMVARQLIQRLTTSNPSPGYIDRVALVFEDDGSGTRGNLGAVVKAILLDPEARAPQPASTFGKVREPLLRLTAVLRALGVQNGTTGANGLSGIERGMNQMPLRAPSVFNFYEPDYQQPGEIAEAGLYSPEFQILNESTFISFSDEMWRRIFNGYNTNSASATNFTTPNNSAHLPVAAIDALPTANDALVEALNQKLMYGNMSATMKTKLVALLDGGMATADHRRKVLSLTHLIAISSEFAVQQ